In Columba livia isolate bColLiv1 breed racing homer chromosome 20, bColLiv1.pat.W.v2, whole genome shotgun sequence, a genomic segment contains:
- the RSKR gene encoding LOW QUALITY PROTEIN: ribosomal protein S6 kinase-related protein (The sequence of the model RefSeq protein was modified relative to this genomic sequence to represent the inferred CDS: deleted 1 base in 1 codon) has product MGATSSGPGPAPVRPPEGRAVGSWVRALLGRAGPVPVPGSVRALAPRGPAEEPPLPGWPLPQLVSLFLPEFPVRPSARQQQLKILGFVAKGSFGTILKVLDCGREKVCAVKVMPKVEVLRRDTLKQCKEEVSIQRQVRHPFVHGLGDSWQGQRHLFIMCTYCSTGDLHALWRAAGCFAEATVRLFAAELVLVLVYLHDLGIMHRDVKLQSRFRWRTSSWMREVRVWWHWPGHTPSMGTPRPWVLTWCHPTGHLKLTDFGLSRHLRWGERAHTICGTLQYMAPEVLSGGPYSHAADWWSLGVLLFALASGEFPVAPAGDHVAMLERVKQSSYESPPALSPALARLLAELLCHNPLRRLRYLHHFQGHPFFRGVAFDAELLQKDPVAVAVAPRPPEQPPPDPATFADFDCDLAAPPGRPWPG; this is encoded by the exons ATGGGAGCAACGAGCAGCGGCCCCGGCCCAGCCCCGGTGCGGCCCCCCGAG GGCCGCGCCGTGGGGTCGTGGGTGCGGGCGCTGCTGGGCCGCGCCGGGCCGGTGCCGGTACCGGGGTCGGTGCGCGCCCTGGCCCCCCGGGGACCCGCCGAGGAGCCGCCGCTGCCCGGGTGGCCGCTGCCGCAGCTCGTTTCGCTTTTCCTGCCGGAGTTCCCCGTCCGCCCCTCCGCccgccagcagcagctcaaG ATCCTAGGGTTTGTGGCCAAAGGCTCCTTCGGGACCATCCTCAAAGTGCTGGACTGCGGGCGGGAGAAGGTCTGCGCTGTGAAG GTCATGCCTAAAGTGGAGGTGCTGCGCCGTGATACCCTCAAACAATGCAAGGAAGAAGTCAGCATCCAG AGACAGGTCAGGCACCCGTTTGTTCACGGGCTGGGGGACAGCTGGCAGGGCCAGCGCCACCTCTTCATCA TGTGCACCTACTGCAGCACCGGAGACCTGCACGCGCTGTGGCGTGCCGCCGGGTGCTTCGCCGAGGCCACCGTCCGCCTGTTTGCCGctgagctggtgctggtgctgg TGTACCTCCATGACCTGGGCATCATGCACAGAGATGTGAAG CTCCAGTCTCGTTTCAGATGGAGAACATCCTCCTGGATGAGAGAGGTAAGAGTCTGGTGGCACTGGCCTGGGCACACCCCGTCCATGGGGACACCCCGTCCATGGGTCCTCACATGGTGC CACCCCACAGGACATCTCAAGCTCACTGACTTTGGGCTGTCCCGGCACCTGCGGTGGGGTGAGCGAGCCCACACCATCTGCGGCACCCTACAGTACATGG cccccgagGTGCTGAGCGGGGGGCCCTACAGCCACGCAGCCGACTGGTGGTCCCTAGGAGTGCTGCTCTTTGCCCTGGCCAGCGGGGAG TTCCCCGTGGCACCGGCGGGGGACCACGTGGCCATGCTGGAGCGTGTCAAGCAAAGCAGCTATGAGAGCCCACCCGCGCTCAGCCCCGCGCTGGCCCGGCTGCTCGCTGAG ctgctgtgcCACAACCCCCTGCGCCGTCTGCGGTACCTCCATCACTTCCAGGGTCACCCCTTCTTCCGCGGGGTGGCCTTCGacgctgagctgctgcagaaggacCCAGTGGCGGTGGCAGTGGCCCCACGCCCCCCCGAGCAGCCCCCGCCCGACCCCGCCACCTTCGCTGACTTCGACTGTGACCTTGCCGCCCCCCCGGGCCGGCCCTGGCCTGGCTGA